The DNA window GGTATTATTTTAATTTTATTAATCCTAATCTATCGTTCTCCATTATTAGCACTAATTCCACTATTAGCAGCTGGGATTGTATATCAAGTTGTGAACCAGTTACTAGGGATTATGGGTGCTAATGGATTAGATTTAGCAAGTCAATCATTATCTATTATGTCCATTTTGTTATTTGCTGCGACGATTGATTACTCTCTTTTTGTATTCTCTCGCTATCGGGAGGAATTAAAGCATTATGAAAGTAAATTTGATGCCATGAAATGGGCAATGCGTGAAACAGGGATTCCTGTATTTTTTGCCGGTGGTACGGTGCTCGCAGCCATGCTAGTGTTATTCTTTGCGACATTTGGTGACTATAAAAACTTTGCACCAATATTCGGAACGACAATGTTCGTTATTATGTTCGCTTCAGTAACATTCATACCAGCACTCTTTACGCTCTTCGGACGTAAGTCATTTTGGCCTCGTATCCCGAAATTTGGAGTAAAAGAAGTAAAATTGAACTCTTTATGGAGCAAAATTGGTTCATTTGTTGTGAGAAAGCCAATTGTTTCTGCACTTTCTATTTTAGTTATTTTAGTAATTTCTGCGTTAAATATGTCCAACATGAAATACGAGTTTGATACAATGAAATCTTTCCCAAGCGATATGCCTTCACGTGAAGGGTATGAAATCATTGAAGAAAAATTTAAAAAAGGGGATCTTGCCCCAACAACGGTTTTATTTGAATCCGAAAGTGAAATTAACGAGGAAGCCCAGGCTAGTTTATTAGGGCAGCTAGCCAAGCAAGACTTAGTTAGCTCTGTTCGTCCAACGGGAGTTTCCGAAGATGGCAGTGCTGTTCAGTACCAATTAACTTTTGAAGAAAGTCCTTATTCAACCGAATCAATGGACGCTTTAGAGAAAATGATTGAAGAAGCCGACAAAATAGTAAAAGAGAGCGATGTAGAAGGGGAGCTTTACTTTGCTGGGGAAACAGCCGTTCAAGTAGATGATCGATCCGTAAACGATCGTGATTTACTTGTCATTGTATTGCTGGAAACAATTCTTATTTTTATCTTGCTGATTGTGCTCACAAAATCGATTAAAATGCCAATTTATATGATGGGAACGATCTTATTATCTTTCTTAGCAGCACTAGGTCTTGGGATGTTCTTATCAAACCTATTCTTTGACATTGATACAATTAGTAACCGAGTTCCACTTTACTCATTTGTGTTCCTAGTAGCACTCGGAATAGATTACAATATCATTTTGATCTCAAGATTCTTGGAAGAACGCGAAAAACATTCCGTAAAAGAAGCAGTAAAAATAGCAGTTTCTCATACAGGAGGCGTGATTTCTTCCGCAGGTATTTTACTTGCAGCCACTTTCGCAGTTTTAATGACGCAACCAATTCAATTACTGTTTGTATTTGGGTTCATCGTGGCAGTTGGAATTATCTTGGATACGTTCTTAATCCGCGGTATTTTACTACCATCGCTCATTGTCTTGTTTGAAAAAGATAAAAAATAAAAAAACGCTTGGTCATTAGACATATTCTAATAACCAAGCGTTTTTATTACAGGGATGTTACTGGTGCCTGGCACCAGTAACATCCCTGCAATATTTTTAGAAGTGGATATGCTTAGGACGAATTGTTCAGACTACATAGTACGGAATTTGCGGGTAGTTATTTATTTTCACTTAGACTCATCGTATGGACTTCTATAAGCTCTGAGATAGTAACAAATCTATACCCTTGCTTTTGAAGCTCTGGAAGAATCTCCTCAAGTGCTTGTACTGTTTGTGTTCGATCACCACCTGCATCATGGAATAGAACAATATCTCCTGGATTTGCTCCAGATAATACTTTAGATACAATTTTTTTTACTCCAGGAGTTTTCCAGTCTTCTGTATCCTGATGCCACGACCACATAATTACTTTATATCCATTATCAATAGCTGTATTAATAATGCGATCATTATAGCTACCACCTACAGGACGATAAAATATTGGATAAGTACCGGTTATATCATGAATAATTTCATTCGTCTTTTTTAATTCTTCTTCAAGCTTACCTGGGGTGATCTTTAAAGGATGTGTATACGTGTGGTTTGCTATTTCATGACCATCATGTGCCATTTGATAAATTAGATCTTGGTACTTTTCTGCACGCTCGCCAATAACAAAGAAGGTTGCTTTTGCATCATATTGTTCAAGTAAATCTAAAATTTGCGTGGTATATGTGATGTGGGGTCCATCATCAAAGGTGAGTGCAATGACTTTTTCATCTGTTTTAATACCCCAAAGGACATAACCTTTCTTTTCATAATAGGGTCTCCCTTTGTCCATTGCTGAGGATGCATAAGCAATACAAAAAATGAAAATAATTAATATCAAAACTTTAATTACTAAAGTCTTCATAAAAAAAACCACCTAGCCTTACTAATTTGGCAGAAGCTTGTTTTAGAGCTATTTTACCTTTCAAATTATTATTCACCGAAGCGTATGGAATTATACTGATGCTTTTATTACGAGATTTCCTTCTCCAACTTTACGCCATATTTCAGGGAACGATATAGGGTGAGTTGTAAAATCCAATATAGAATAATAGGTGAGTTAATTTCAGAAATAGTACTTTGTCATAAAATACATTTATTACTTTGTTGATTGAAGCGACAGGTGGCGACTACATGGCTTAGCGGACCCCGTAGCGGCTTGTTGGAGCAAATCATGCATTCGCCACATCCATGTGGCAACGGATTCGTGACCAACAACCTGTTGCCCCGAGGAGGCCTGGCAGTTCGTCCGCGGAAAGCGAGCGGATTTTCGTCTATAACTACATTATCGTTTAACATAGTCTAATAGAAAATTAGATAGACATCCCAAAGTATAAGTTTGACAACAATAAAAATTAGTTTTATAATATCTTTAATTCAAGATAATTAAATTCAAGGTAAATTCACTACAAGGAGTTGCTAGGGTGAGTCAAAATTTATCATTAAAATTATTTGTAGTACTGACTAAATCATCAAAAGCAATTCAAGAACGCATGAAAAAAGATATTAATAACTATGGTATGTACAATTCTGAATTTGCAGTGTTAGAAGCTTTGTATAGTAAAGGAAAACAAACGGTTCGACAGATATCAGATGCGGTGCTTATTAATTCAGGATCCATCACCTATGTAATGGATAAATTAGAAGCAAAGGGTTTATTGGAACGAACGGATTGCATAGAAGACCGTCGAGTTGTTTATATCCAAATGACGGAAGAAGGAAAACAATTTATGGAGGAAACTTTTCCAAAGCATCAACAGGTAATTGAAAATGTCTTTCAAGATATTACAGATGATGAAAAGAAAGTATTAATAGAACTGTTAAAAAGAGTAGGAAAGAAGGAGTAAGTTTTGACAGAATTTCAAGAATTAATAAAAGAGCGACGTTCGGCATCTAATTTTTTGAAAGATAAACCAATTTCACAGAAAGAATTTAGTGAGATATTTGAAATGGTGAAGCTTACCCCATCTGCATTTAACCTTCAGCATACTAAGTATATAGTAGTGACAGACCCTGAAGTAAAGGAACAGCTAAGAGCAGCTGCAAATGGGCAATATAAAGTACATTCCGCTTCGGCAGTTATTTTAGTTTTAGGTGATAAATTTGCTTATAAAAACTCAGCTGCTATTAATGAAGGATTACTGATGCTAGGTATCGTCACCAAGCAAGAATATGATTTGATGGTAGAAGATACAGTTTCTTTATATGAAACAAGAGGAGAAAATTTTCAAAGAGACGAGGCCATTCGAAATGCATCTCTTTCCGCAATGATGTTCATACTTGTAGCGAAAGAAAAAGGTTGGGACACTTGTCCAATGATTGGTTTTGACCCAGATAAAGTAAAGAAAGTATTAAAGATAAGTGATCAATATGAAATTGCACTCATGATTACCATGGGTAAAGAAAGAGTAGAAAGCAGAAAGCCTAGAGGTTACCGTAAACCAGTCAGTGAATTTGTATCATACGTATAAGGAGAGGAAGTACATGAAAAAAACAGCAGGAATACATCATATTACAGCGATTGTTGGCCATCCACAGGAAAACGTCGATTTTTACGCGGGAATTTTAGGTTTAAGATTAGTGAAGAAAACAATTAACTTCGATGATCCAGGAACCTACCATCTCTATTTTGGAGATCAAGGTGGTAAGCCAGGTACAATCATTACATTCTTTCCATGGGCTGAAGCATATCAAGGGAAAATCGGTGACGGTCAAGTTGGCGTGACTTCGTATGTTGTGCCAGTTGGTGCAATGTCATTTTGGGAAAAACGATTAGAGAGACTAGGAGTTAATTTTAATAAAGAAACTCGATTTGGTGAAACATATTTAACTTTTGAAGATACGCATGGACTACGATTAGAAATAGTGGAAAGAGAAGAAGGCGACCAAAACAATACGACATTCGGTGACATTACTCCAAAGGTTGCGATTAAAGGCTTCGGAGGGGCTACACTATTTTCCGCACAACCAGCTAAAACAGCGGAATTATTAGAAGAAGTAATGGGATTAGAAAAAATTGGTGAAGAAGGTGACTTAATCCGATTTAAATCATATGGGGATATCGGAAACGTCATTGATGTGAAAACAACTTCAAGTGGAAAAGGACAAATAGGTGTAGGAATGGTCCACCATATTGCATGGAGAGCAGAGGATGACGCTGATCAGTTGGAATGGCAACAATTCGTAGGACAAAATGGATATGGTGTAACACCTGTAAAGGATCGAAATTACTTTAATGCAATCTACTTTAGAGAGCACGGAGAAATCTTATTTGAAATTGCAACGGATCCACCAGGATTTGCACATGATGAGTCACTTGAAACAATGGGTGAGAACTTAATGTTACCACCTCAATATGAGCAGTACCGTGAACGATTAAATGATTCACTTATTCCGATTAAAGTAAGAAACTTTGACTAACTAAAGGAGGAATACCTTTGCTTTCAATAGATCCGAAGAATAATACAGAACGAGAAAATTATAAATTGCTAACTGGGAATATAATACCTAGGCCAATTGCATTTGTGACAAGTGTTGCAGAAGACGGAACGATAAATGGCGCTCCTTTTAGTTATTTTAATATTGTGTCGTCCAACCCTCCGATGATTTCACTCGCAATTCAGCGGAAGAATGGCGAACGAAAGGATACAACACGAAATATTTTAGGAAAACGTGAATTTGTTATCCACATTGTGGATGAAGAGAATGTGGAAAAGATTAATATTACGGCAGCACCACTGCCTTCTAATGAAAGTGAGATAGAACTAGCGGAACTTACACCTATTCCAAGTGAAGGTATTTCTGTGCCAGGTATTAAAGAAGCGAAAGTACGATTCGAATGTAAACTAGAGCAAATTTTAGAATTGGGTGAAGGAGATTCAGTTGGAACGGATCTTATTATCGGGAAAATAGTTCGTTATCATATAGATGAGTCTATTTATGAAGAAGGAAGAATTAATCACGACTCCTTAAAGGCAGTAAGTCGCCTAGCAGGTTCTAATTATGCAAAAATAGGTGAAATATTTGCTATTGAAAGACCAGAATAGGTTTAGAGAATGCACGATCATTTTAGCCAGCCGTATTTAATCAAAGACCAAGAGCTTTCTTTCCACAACTAGTATCGGGATTGCTATGTATCCAGTTGACGGAGAAAGTTCAAAAGTATTAATGCTAAAAGCAAATAATGCGCTCTATAAAGCGAAAGAACAGCGTAATCATGTCGAATTTCATAGCAATTGAAAATCCCTAGTTGGCCGAATTTGTATTTATTTGGTCCACTAGGGTTTTTTAATTTCTCAAGGTTTTTATTGAAATCAATGTAATTATATCGCATTATACGATATAATATAGTCGGTAAAGGAGAGTGCAAAATGATGGAACAAATAACTAAATTAAATCATTATTGGACGGATATTTATTTTTATTTACATTATCCACATGAGGATAAAATCTCGCATCAAGCAGTACGCATACTTCAGCTAATAGAAAAACAACCACAAGTTGGAGTGAATGAAGTGGCATCTTTTTTACATATATCTCCTAACACTGCATCCGAGCATGTGAAGAGATTGTTGGAGAAGAAGTATATCATCAAAGATAAGAATGCAGAAGATCAAAGGAAAGTGATTATATGTTTGACCGAACTAGGAAAAAACATATTACATCGAAATACCAGTTTAGATGAAGATAAATTGCAAACTGTGCTAGAGAAGTTATCTGATTCTGAAAAGGTCATGATAGAAAAGGCTTTAGAAATATTAAGTGAGGGAGCGAAGAAATGTATGTATTAATCAAGGTAATGATATCCGCTATCATAATTGGAATTGTGACGGAAGTTTCAAGACGATTTCCTTCGTATGGTGGGGTGATTGCTGCACTTCCTTTAGTTAGCTTGTTAAGTATCATTTGGTTATATGTGCAGGGTGAACAAACTGCAACGTTAAGTAAGTTTGCTTTAGGAGTACTGTGGGGGATTCCTGCTACAGCTGCAATGTTACTAATTTTTTATGTAGCTTTACAAAATTCAATGCATCTCTTTGTGTCAATTGCTTTGGGATTTTGTGGATGGTTACTATTTTTATTTTTGCAAGATTTGACAGTTACATATGTAAGAAAAATATTTTAAAGTACAAGGAAAGAAACGATTGTACATATTTGCTAAAAGTCCTTAAAAACGGCTAATGGAAAGGATTATTCTAAACTATTGTTTCGTTTTTTAGAATATTTTGATATAATTTTGTGAAACGGACGTAAGAAGCATCAAACTTGAAAGAAGTGTTAGTTTGACTTTATTTTTTACTTATTTAGTAGCAGGTTTAATAATTGCAATGCCTATAGGTGCAATGACTGTTGAGATGACCAAGCAAGGGCTAAAGAATGGTTTTATGCATGGATGGGCGGTAGGATTAGGAGGTATGACAATTGATTTTTTCCTCATTATCGCTTTGTACTTGGGACTTGCTTCGGTTTTGTCGTTACCCATTATTCAAATCCCTATGTGGATTATAGGGGCCTTCTTCCTTGTGTTTCTAGGATATGATTCGATCAAAAATGCAGATCATGATATTACATTAGCGGGAGAAAAACCAAACAAATCGTTTTTCAGCAGCTATCGAAATGGTCTACTTGTAGCCATTTCTCCAGGAAATCTGGTGTTTTGGATATCTGTTTTTGGAGCTGTTTTATCTGATTCATTTGATACAACACAACCAGAGAAATTTTTAGTAGTTGGAGCGGGAATTTTAGCTGGTATCTTACTGCATGATATTGGCTTGTTAGCAATTGTTGCAACCACTAGAAAAGTAATGAGTCGTACTATGATTAAATGGATTTCCACTGTTGCTGGCCTTATCTTGTTTGGGTTTGCAGGGTATTTTGTATTTGAATTTGTAGTAGACTTAATAGAAATATTTTAACTTTAAGCAAAGGCGTAATTGATTATATATTGGACTGGTGAAATATAACCAGTCCTTTATTCATTTCGCAGGCCATTTGAAAGCTTATCTAATCGTTCCTAGTCTAATACAATTAACTTTTTCTGTTCTATTAAAAGTATTTTGGCATCTGAGAGTTTTTGTATGATGCGTTTTAAATGCCGAGGAGTTGTACGGACAAGGGATGTAATCTCGTAACTAACGTTCGTCTGTATCTCTTTTCCAAAATCATTTTGCTTGTACGCCCTTGAATGTAAGTCCTTTGTCCGTTTCATAAAATTCGACGCTATCTAATCCACCAAGGAAATCGAAGTGCCACCATTTACGACGAAATTCGCCATCAGTAACAGATAGAAGGCGCTGTTAGAGTTAAATTCTTTGTCATGTTAAATTCCAACTTTCTGTTTTTGTTCTGTAGCTGCTTGAAGTGCTTGCTCGAAATCTGCGATTAAATCATCTACATGTTCTACACCGACAGAGAATCGAAGAAGCCCATCTGTAATTCCTCGTTTTTCCCGTTCTTCCTGTGGCATTGCAGCATGGGACATTGTTGCAGGGTAAGAAAGAATAGATTCCACGCCCCCAAGGCTTACAGCGAATACTGGGATTTGTACATGGTCAACAAATGCTTTAGTTGTAGCTTTATCTGGTAGACGGAAGGAAAGCACTGCTCCAGAACTTGAAGATTGTTTTGCATGGATTTCATTTCCTGGATGAGTAGGTAATCCAGGATAAAAAACTTCTTCTACTAAAGGATGATTAACTAAATAGTCTACCATTTTCTTAGCAGATTCCGTTGATTTCTCGAAACGAACACTAGTTGTTTTAATGCCTTGAATTAAAGAATACGAATCCTGTGCTCCCAAAATAGCACCGAAAGAGTTTTGGATAAATGCTAATCTTTTGCCTAACGCTTCATCATTGGTAACAGCAAGTCCGGCAATAATATCACTATGACCGGATAGAAATTTTGTAGCACTATGTAATACTATATCTACGCCAAAATCTAACGGCCGTTGGTAGAGCGGTGTCATAAATGTGTTGTCTAGAAATGTAAGACAATCATGTGCTTTTGCTAAATCAACCATACTAGAAATATCCGTAATCCCTAAGCGTGGGTTAGATGGGGTTTCTACATATATTAATTTTGTATTGGATCTAATTGCGTGTTTAACATCTTCTAAATTGGATAAATCCACAAATGTATGCTCAATACCGAAACGAGGCAATACTTCCGTGACAAATCGGAAAGTACCACCATATACATCTTCCGTGATGACGATATGATCTCCAGCTGATAACAACATAAAAGCAGAGGAGATAGCTGCAAGACCAGAAGCAAAGGCAAATCCTCTTGTACCACCTTCCAGTTCCGCAATTGTTTTTTCTAATGCATCTCTAGTAGGATTCCCGGATCGGCTATAGTCATAAGGACCAAAACTGTCGAAATTTTCTTGATGAAAAGTAGACGATAAGTAAATCGGTACATTCACTGCACCAGTTTTTTGTTCAAAATCTCCTCGTGTCGAAGCGGTTATTAGGCTAGTTTCTAAATGTTTATTAGGGCCCTTCATTATATTTTCACTTCACTTTCTAGAGCTGTGAAAACTTGTTTCAAATCTGCGATTAAATCTTCTGCTTCCTCTACGCCAACCGAGAAGCGTAAAAGACTATTATCCACACCACGTGCATTACGTTCTTCTTCTGGAATCTCCGCGTGCGTTTGAGTAGCTGGATATGTGATGAAGCTTTCAACTCCACCAAGACTTTCGGCGAAGACGATTAATTGAAGTCCTTCTAGGAATTGCCCAACCCACTCACTTTTTTGTAAGCGGAAGGAAAGCATACCGCCTTTTCCGGGATAAAGAACATCTTTAACTACTGATTCATTTTGTAGGAATTTTACAATTTTTTTTGCATTTGCGTCATGTTGTTTCATTCGTAAGTGAAGTGTCTTTAACCCACGAATTAATAACCATGAATCAAATGGAGAAAGAACCGCACCAGCAGCGTTATGATTCGCTTGTAATTTTTCGCTTAGTTCCAAACCTTTTGTCACAACAAGGCCAGCAAGCACGTCGTTGTGTCCACCAATATATTTCGTACCACTATGCATGACGATATGTGCACCTAGTTCAATAGGGCGTTGTAAGTAGGGGGTTAAAAATGTGTTATCCACAATGAGTAATAATTGCTGCTGCTTAGCTAATTTTGCATATTGAAGAATATCAATTTCCTGCATTAAGGGATTTGTAGGTGATTCAATAAAAATTGCTTTTGTATTTTTAGTAAGTAACGATTCCACTTCTTCTACGGATTCGAACTTTGCATATGTAGTATGAATATTGTAGGAATTTGCGTACTGATTAAACAAACGATACGTCCCGCCATAAAGGTCTTCTGGAGCGATTAATTCATCTCCAGAACGGAAGAGAGATAATACTAATTGAATGGCTGCCATACCGGAACTACAGGCGAAACCAGCATCTCCACCTTCCAGTTTTGCAATTCCTTCTTCTAAAATTGCTCGAGTAGGGTTTTTAGTACGTGTATAGTCATAGCCTGTAGACTGACCAAGTCCGTTATGTTTATATGCGGTGGATAAATAAATCGGTGGATTAACTGCACCAGTCTTTGCATCACTGTGGTTACCTAATTGAACTAACTGTGTTTCTATACTCTTTTTAGTCAATGCTATTCATCCTCTACTATTAAAATAAGAAATCGTAAGTGCCTATTACTGCTATGAGGCGACTACCCAGCCAGTGTAGCTACATTCTACAGAAACGAGTAACCACACGAGTATTAGGAGGGCACTGAAAAACTCATATTTGATGTAACGATGCTGTGTACTATAGGATTAAGCACGGCGGCGTGAGATTCCTGTGGGAAAGCGAACAGAGCTGTGCTAAATCCAATTAGCGGATATTTATTAGGAATTTTATTAGAACACCACTTTTTCAGTGCTCTCATTAATAGGTGCTGGGGTCTGGATAGTTACTAGGTAGAAAAGCTATACTTTCGGACCAACAAAAAGAGGATTCTCTAATAAGAAGAGAATCCCCAATAATATACTGAAGTTAGTCCTCTTATCTTCAAGACGGTTACCGTCTATTGGAATTAGCACCACACCTTATTGGCTGGTTGCTGAGACATCTTTGGGCCAATCCCTCCGTCTCTCTAGATAAGAAATAAATATTAAATTTTCTAAATGTTAATTTAAATCAGTTTACCATGGTAAATATCCAAATACAAGTTGAAAATTTAAGACTTCATCTCAGATGAATAAGAGAAACCATTGCTTTCCAATTTTCTTTTTCCCTGCTTTCTTCTTGTTACCTTGGTAGTAATTAAGATTTCATCTGGAATTAGTATACCTATTAGTAGGAAAAATAATGCTTATCCAATTATCTTAAAGTAGGCATATGTCCGTTACTTGAATTCCCCCAAGACATATAGATACATGGATAATACAAAAAAGGGGGTTAAAAGTAAATGAATAAAGAGATGTTGCATTCTCTAGTTAATTCCACGATTAAAGTAGATAGAGGTGGTCCAGAATCCCGTGTCGGTAAGCTACTTGCAGCAGCAGAAGATCATATTACAGTGCTTACTGCGGAGGACGGGGTTATTTATTATTATACACATCACATTAAGAGTTTAACGATTAATGCAAAAAATGAGGTACAACTTGATCTTCAAGTTCCTGAGGATTTTGTGTTCATTCAAGCTAAAGACTATAGGAGTGTATTAAAAGGTTTACAATACAAATGGGTAAAAATTAATCGTGGTGGCCCAGAAACACTAGAGGGAATTATGGATGAAGTACATGACGATTTTATAACAATTGTTTCTAACGAAGAAGTTATTAGGATTTCTATGTTTCATATGCGTAACATCAGTTACGGGGTAAAAATTGAGAAATCCAAAGATGATGAAAATGCAAATAAAAATGATGAAAAAGCAAAAAAACAAGAGGGAAATAAAAAATAAGAGCGAAAAAATAGATTTTTACTCATTCGTCGTTTCTGCTAGTCAGAATCGGCGAATTCTAAACATAATAATTTCGAATTTCTTGGCCTATTATGCTTAAATGGGCTTTTATCCCTACCTAGTTATCCCTTGATACATATAGATACTAGAATAATAAAAAAGGCGGTAGGGATATTATGGATAACGATATGATGCTATTCTTCGTTAATGAAATAGTTAAAGTAGATAGGGGAGGTCCAGAATCCCGTGTCGGTAAGCTACTTGCAGTAGAAAAGGATTACATTACGTTGCTTACTAAAGAGGATGGAATTGTCTATTATAATAGACACCACATCAAGAGTTTAACGCATAACACTAAAAATTTAGTAAAACTCGATATGGAGTTAGAGGATTTTGAGTTTATACAGGCTAAGGATTTTGCGAGTGTTTTAGAATGCTTAAGATATCGATGGGTAAAAATTAACCGCGGTGGACCTGAAATGCTAGAGGGTATAATGGATGAGGTTAATGAACATTTTGTAACCATTATATCGAACGAAGAAGTAGTTCGATTTTCGATGTTCCATATGCGTAACGTCAGTCATAAAGCAATAGTTGGAAACCAGAAGCAACATGAAAAAGAAATTTCCAAGAATCAAACAAATAAGAACGAAAAAGGAATAGAAGAAAAGACAAGTAATGATGAAAAAGTAAATATAGAAGAAAAGGTAAATAAGGACGTAAAAATGAATCACGAGGAAATAATAAGTGGAGAAGAAAAACCGAATCACGAGGAAATAATAAGTAAAGAAGAAAAACCGAATCATGAGAAAAAAATAAATAAGTTGAGGGAAAAACTTAAGAAGCAATAAATGAAAATGAATAGCTAAAAGATGCGTTCGTCGCTTCTGCAGGTCAGA is part of the Psychrobacillus sp. FSL H8-0483 genome and encodes:
- a CDS encoding methionine biosynthesis PLP-dependent protein, producing MTKKSIETQLVQLGNHSDAKTGAVNPPIYLSTAYKHNGLGQSTGYDYTRTKNPTRAILEEGIAKLEGGDAGFACSSGMAAIQLVLSLFRSGDELIAPEDLYGGTYRLFNQYANSYNIHTTYAKFESVEEVESLLTKNTKAIFIESPTNPLMQEIDILQYAKLAKQQQLLLIVDNTFLTPYLQRPIELGAHIVMHSGTKYIGGHNDVLAGLVVTKGLELSEKLQANHNAAGAVLSPFDSWLLIRGLKTLHLRMKQHDANAKKIVKFLQNESVVKDVLYPGKGGMLSFRLQKSEWVGQFLEGLQLIVFAESLGGVESFITYPATQTHAEIPEEERNARGVDNSLLRFSVGVEEAEDLIADLKQVFTALESEVKI